Proteins encoded in a region of the Atopobium sp. oral taxon 416 genome:
- a CDS encoding transposase, whose product MPQRRERYDKQFKISAVEVVLSDGKHVKKLSGELGVKDSTLRRWDNGIKLNLTV is encoded by the coding sequence ATGCCCCAAAGAAGAGAGCGCTACGACAAGCAGTTTAAGATCTCTGCTGTAGAGGTAGTACTCAGTGATGGGAAGCACGTGAAGAAGCTCTCAGGAGAATTGGGTGTCAAGGATTCAACACTGAGGCGTTGGGACAATGGGATAAAACTCAACCTAACAGTCTAG
- a CDS encoding transposase, with the protein MDVHSSNYTLCAMEPVVGAKDRVFANIQVPPDYKNVLQFIENLKKKLGLTDTYSVECGYEAGCLGYSLYHQLTNAGVKCVILAPSTMLAPQGKRVKTDARDANMIAQCLCYGGYLAVHVPTDKDDSVKEYLRMRDDHKLALKKIKQQINAFCLRHGFFYDGNKWTIKHWNWLKTLGAG; encoded by the coding sequence ATGGATGTCCATAGTTCGAATTACACTTTGTGTGCAATGGAGCCTGTGGTTGGGGCAAAGGACAGGGTCTTCGCCAACATCCAGGTACCCCCTGATTATAAAAACGTTCTCCAATTTATTGAGAACCTTAAAAAGAAACTTGGCCTTACCGATACTTATTCTGTTGAATGCGGCTACGAAGCCGGATGTCTTGGATACTCCTTATACCATCAGCTAACGAACGCCGGTGTAAAATGCGTCATTCTTGCGCCGAGCACAATGCTAGCCCCTCAGGGCAAGCGGGTGAAGACGGATGCACGTGATGCCAACATGATCGCTCAGTGTCTTTGCTATGGCGGATATCTTGCGGTTCATGTTCCCACCGATAAGGATGACTCTGTAAAAGAATATCTTCGTATGAGGGATGACCACAAACTGGCACTCAAGAAGATCAAACAGCAGATCAATGCTTTCTGCCTGCGTCATGGCTTTTTCTATGATGGCAACAAATGGACAATCAAGCACTGGAACTGGCTGAAGACACTTGGAGCTGGATGA
- a CDS encoding transposase, producing the protein MELDDLLRETLDEYLASYKEHSSKIERFDKRIEELAGDDDYKESVKKLGCLLGIKTHTAPSLIVETGDFSRFAKGNTYAAFLELAPGESSSGTKIQRSGISKAGNSHLRTLLIEGAKGICKGQIRHKSKELRCRQDGNTADVIAYADRANTRLRSKYYRMIRHGKKRNVAVAAVARELACFIWAMMTGTIAFREA; encoded by the coding sequence TTGGAGCTGGATGATCTGCTGCGCGAGACCCTCGACGAGTATCTGGCATCCTATAAGGAACACTCATCAAAGATCGAACGCTTCGACAAACGGATCGAGGAACTTGCTGGCGATGATGATTACAAGGAAAGTGTCAAAAAGCTTGGCTGTCTTCTCGGTATAAAGACTCATACGGCACCTTCACTGATTGTAGAAACCGGCGATTTCAGTCGTTTTGCCAAAGGCAATACCTATGCTGCATTCCTCGAGCTTGCGCCGGGAGAATCTTCCAGTGGAACAAAGATCCAACGTAGCGGAATTTCAAAAGCTGGCAACAGTCATCTTCGTACGCTTCTCATTGAAGGGGCAAAAGGAATCTGCAAGGGACAGATCAGACATAAATCCAAGGAACTGCGCTGCAGGCAGGACGGAAATACAGCTGATGTCATTGCATATGCTGACAGAGCAAACACAAGACTTCGAAGCAAGTATTACCGGATGATCCGCCATGGGAAAAAAAGAAATGTAGCGGTTGCTGCAGTTGCCAGGGAACTTGCCTGCTTTATATGGGCAATGATGACAGGCACTATCGCTTTCAGAGAAGCCTAA